Proteins encoded by one window of uncultured Bacteroides sp.:
- a CDS encoding 1-acyl-sn-glycerol-3-phosphate acyltransferase has protein sequence MKKAIFSFIYHNLMGWKSVVIAKDYDKQIICCAPHTSNWDFIIGKIFYAAIGRETGFMMKKEWFFFPLGNLLRYMGGIPVNRGKKNSMVEQVAKVIEESKKFSLAITPEATRSRNPNWKKGFYYIATKANIPIVLVAIDYSTKTVIAEKVIIPSGNIEKDMHEIKLYFHQFKGKNPENFTTGL, from the coding sequence ATGAAGAAAGCAATTTTCAGTTTTATCTATCACAATTTAATGGGATGGAAATCGGTAGTAATAGCAAAGGACTACGATAAACAAATTATCTGTTGTGCTCCGCATACCAGTAACTGGGATTTTATTATAGGCAAAATATTTTATGCTGCGATAGGAAGAGAAACCGGATTTATGATGAAAAAAGAATGGTTTTTCTTTCCTTTAGGGAACTTATTAAGATACATGGGAGGAATACCTGTAAACAGAGGTAAAAAGAATTCTATGGTTGAACAAGTAGCTAAGGTTATTGAAGAAAGCAAAAAATTTAGCTTAGCTATTACCCCTGAGGCTACTCGATCAAGAAATCCAAACTGGAAAAAAGGTTTCTATTATATCGCTACTAAAGCTAATATCCCTATTGTATTGGTAGCTATAGACTATTCTACCAAAACAGTAATTGCCGAGAAAGTAATTATCCCTTCCGGCAATATTGAAAAGGATATGCATGAAATCAAGCTTTATTTCCATCAATTTAAAGGAAAAAATCCGGAGAACTTTACTACTGGATTATAA